Within the Zea mays cultivar B73 chromosome 10, Zm-B73-REFERENCE-NAM-5.0, whole genome shotgun sequence genome, the region ggatatcgttttcgcacaacacactacgacaaaagtcggcccaatcggaaaacaacgtgttctggagtctttacgctgggccttgacaatgtcgattattttggacgaatcgaagaaatatatgagctcaatttttatggttccaaacctcttactccagtgatattcaaatgtcattggtttgaccctcaagtgacgagacggacacattctaatcttgggatagtcgaaattcgacaagattccaccttagcaggagacgatgtctatatcgtggcccaacaggccacacaagtgtattatctcccatatgcatgtcaaacgaaagaacatcttaagggttgggatgttgtgtataaggtatcgccgcacaggAGGTTatttgttcctaacgatgaaaattacaacttagacccggacacatatgatggagagttcttccaagaagatgggctagaagggcgatttgagatagacttaactgaagctatcggaatggacgtagatattgaaatggttgttgatgaggaggatgatgaggtgcaaaatgataatgacttagtaatccttgaaggcaatgacattatgacgaggttgcgtcttccgatggtgttgagattgaaatgcttgatagtgatgatgatagttatgatccggctaaccccgacacatatgaagattatttttaatcgatgtaatgctatatgactttttatttcacacctatttttaaatacatctttttatatgtgcttatttgtttactcttaattgcaggttgttggacaaatatggtgggcggttggctgagtaggaggagggggaggcggcgtaggacggcggacgaggcagagcaggcagcgcagcaggacgacgcagAGCAGGTAgcacagcagcaggcggcgcctcaggacgacgacaaccaacagcaggacgacgacgaccagcaacaggacgcctcaggttcaggcggctctagttcgaggagcatctacctgcgaggccccgcgagtctccctcagcgtcccatacttcgggacaggcgaccgctgattcggccggaaggggagaggtatgtaactttatgttcttcattcttgttcatattatgtgttcaaaatcataatataaactaatactttttatttatcacttggacaggtcttggacggttttggattatgctgggggtcatcgttgcCCCCCCAATggaatcctcggcctgctgtgcagggaacacttccctggacttacgccggagtgacgggcccagccttcaccttcgaccactacgccgtcgcccccgatgcagtagaccgggacgatagggaattcaataacaaggcggagcgggtgaagcaagagctgtgggtaagtcttagtataatgtaaaatacgtcgcattcgttgcaaattcttgaaataatgtatggatacatcgttttgtatgcatgatttcttcagatgcgatgctggatacgaggctagggcggatgtggtggccaccacgagctgtaagaagctcgtcgtggacatgcactatgaggcccgcatccaggccatcatcacctaccacggctccgtccttggggagagggtgaccaaacctcaagcccgaaccatgtcgttgaccagggagcagtacctgcaggtaaagtcatgcatgtttggtaccagtactctatgcatgaattttattttatcttctgatatgcactttacgtgtttactttgtagatgattccacattggtacgccgcacatcctctgtgctgggagcagatggtggataggtggtgttcggctgagtgggacgaggcgcacactgctagccgggaacggcgtttgatgatgcaaggcccctcccaccaccaaggcagccggagcctgggccaatatgccgaagcatgggtacgccaccttttttatttagatatatagcactaagttagatattatttctaactatctcgttggttttcgttgcagtcggtgtcacatggtggcaggccttgctccaccttctcggcctatgctatggcccataagggtaaggcgacgtccgacgtcacctacaacccggatgacgggcccgaggcctacaccaaccccgccgtctacagccgcctccatgactacactgccatggcgcaggaggtccatggcgcaggaggtccatggcccagactatgatccgagcaccgagccgatcgaccccgatgtgctcatgagggtcggaggaggcaagagacatgggcagtactggattgccgatgaggcaatcgactcgtcctccactcccactctgtctcaggtgagagcaaggagcacgagctcgagtccagccatacgacctcggcacgacagctcacagcatcacatacagcaactcgaggttagtgcttctgtaactcgtccttccttgagttatatacctactctttgagttactataacgttggcttgtaatattacagacccaactagaagaagagaggagggaacgtcaagagatggaggcgaggataatggcggagcgggcggcggctgatcagaggatggcggagatgttccagtacatgcagagccttggcaccgcacagggcatcgctccgccacctccattgttccctccagttgaccctgctctcttccacactcctgtgagtatcaaaattgtatttagatgtttgtaatgcatctggtataacacatgcaatctcttctctgtgtagggccaatctggggcggcgtccaacaaccctccggaagggttcagctcaACGCAGCCCTGGTCAAACctcccacctccatgagtgttgtgttttcattgttttagacttcagaacttatgtataatacttatgtctgtgtttgatacttatgtgagagcttgcgacgtttgagacttatgtttgtgtttgatacttgtgttgaacacttatgtttgtgatggatatttatgtttgtggtgacggttttatgtttgtgttggctatttatgtctgtgatgatatctgtgatgtatatatgtgatatatatgtgatatcttctgtttgtgtggatggaatacaaaaaacaaataaaaaaggtatatactggtcactttgccgagtgtaacactcggcaaagaggcgctttgccgagtgtcagggtcataacactcggtaaagagcatagacctgggcaccggtttaggttctttgccgagtgttatgtcgctggcactcggcaaagaggtcggctttgccgagtgccgcacagaaCACTCGGCATAGAGCcttacatggggaccctccctggcgggctctttgccgagtgtcccaagtggcactcgacaaagatggattctttgccgagtgctgccgggcagacactcggcaaagataactcctttgccgagtgtcaccaggGACACTCGTCAAAGCTGCCatctccgtcacccggcgccgtaacggctgcttttctttgccgagtgctctctggcactcggcaaacctctttgccgagtgcccgagaaaaagcactcggcaaagaaggctttgccgatgcactgtttgccgagccttctttgccgagtgtcacactcggcaaagcctttgccgagtgtttttaaggcttcgccgagtgctttaggcactcggcaaagcgattgattccggtagtgattcaAAGGATACTGGGTTTTGATAAAAACAGAGAAGGTGGACTTGTGTGGTAACAAGTGTTTAATCATTAAATAGATAGAGTTCCACCTAACATCCATGTCAACACCAAATTTACGAGGGCGAATAGCCATACTCATACAGTAGCTTTTGTATGCAGCTATACGTTGGTTGGATGCATTTAAAAATGTTATAGCAGTTCTGAAGTCATCAAGATATGTTCTGATAAGATCCAAACCAGCTTTAACAATTAGATTAATAACATGACATGAACAACATTGACGCAAAAACATAGTAGACAATTCATCATCAGATGCATCAGTACCAAGGCTACTATCAGGAACAGGTACACCAAGGTAACCACACAAGAAAGGTCTTAGAAATTTCATGGCAACATTATTTGAGGAAGCATTATCCaaagttatagcaaacacttttttAGTTAAACTGTACTCATCAATAACAGTAGCTACAAGATTAGCAATGTTAACACCACTATGCTTACCATCAATGAGTCGAAGTGCAAGCAATCTTTTTTTCTAATTCCCACTTAGAATTAACAAAATGAGCTACTACACTTAAGTAATCCTCCTTTGCCTTGCCAGACCAAATATCAGAAGTAAGACAAACAGAACCAACATCATTTTTAGAAGTTTCAATTAAGTTCACCATACGTTCATTATAAAATTTAACCATGTCCCTAGCAGTGGTCTGTCTAGAAACATGCATAGATCTAGGGTTATGAGAACGATTGATATAACATTGAAAAGCAGGAGTAGAACCATGCCATAAAGGAAGGTCATCCCTAGCAATCAAACGACACAGTTCAGTCCTAGCAATAGAAGCAGAGTACTCCCAACGTTGCAAAGTACCGTCAGTATTGTACTTAAGCACAGATTGGACTTGCCCAGAGCGTTCATGTGCTTTCTTAGCAGGGCAATTATGACGAAGCAAATGACCAGTACCAGAAGTAGATCGAGCAGTAAGTGTTTGCTTACAGTGCTTGCAACGAGCAGCATACCTGACTTTCTTACCATTCACAATCTTAGTCAATTCATCAAAGTCATTCCAGCACTTGGACCTTTTCTTCATGTTGCTACCACTAGCATCAGCAGCCTAATCAGGATTAGGGACTGCTGCTGACGGGCTAGTGGATCCGATTCCAGTGCCAATTTGAGAGCCGACAACAGTATCAACCTCAATAGGATCTCCATGGGTGTCACCAAACCCCAGGAAGTACCTAGCATCCTGCGCCTCATTGTGGTCCTCAAGCCGGCGCTCCTCCTCCTCTGCAGCCGCGTCAAGGTCCATGCATGACCCCGACTTCGACCACGAGCCCGAGGAGCTAAACCGGTTAGAGGAATGTCACCTCCGATTCCTCAACGACTGCAATGCACCAAAAGTACAATTAATTTAAATTATACAAACAGTATACTAAAGTGAGTTCAGATGTTGTAAACTAAATATAAAAAACATAACAGACAACAACTAAAATAAACAACTAACAACTAATTAAACAGACAACAACTAACAATGGCATGTATAAGCTAACGACAGAATTAAACAGACAACGACCGGCATGTATAAGGTATAAGCTAACGACAGAGATGCATGTATAAGCTAACGACAGAATTAAACAGACAACGACAGAATTAAACAAACTTGTTTGGAAGCTAGCGACGACATGTATAAGGTATAAGCTAACGACAGAGATGCGTTCTTGACTATCAGGCTATCAGCTAATGACAGCCGACGGGCGACGGCATGTATCTTCTGAATTCTGATAAGCTAACGACAGTAAATGAGTAGAGAGTAGAGACGAACCTTTCAAAGCCGGAGCACCAGAGACGACGTCGTCGACGTGTGGACTGTGGTGTGCCGCACGATGGACAAGAGAACGCCTGGGCAACCAGAGACCGAGAAGGGCGAGCACGAGCTGTGGCCAAGCAGAGAAGGGCGACTGGGCGAGCAGCCGAGCACGAGATCCCCAATCGACCGCAGGGCGCAGAGGCGAGCAGCCGAGCACGACCGACGAGCACGAGATCCCCAATCGGCGAGCACGACGAGATCCCCAATCGACGACCGACGAGCAGGGCGAGCAGCCGAGCACGACCGACGAGCGCGAGATCCCCAATCGGCGAGCACGACGAGATCCCCAATCGACGATCGATGAGCAGGGCGAGCAACCGAGCACGACCGGCGAGCACGAGATCCCCATCGGCGAGCACGACGAGATCCCCAATCGACGACCGACGAGCAGGGCGAGCAGCCGCCAGCCGAGCACGACCGAATCGCCAACGGCCAAGGCACGAGAGGCGAGAGAGAAAACGGCGGCACCGCCGCCAGAGACCGAGAGCAGAGAGGGCGTCGGGCCAGGGTTGGGGACTCGAGGTCGGGGATAGCTGGAATGCTGGATAGCCGATAGGGTTAGGGTTTAAGCAGAGAGCCGAGCCGCCGTCCCGGGCCTACGCTAGACTGAAATTGAATTGGGCCTGCGCTACACTGCATTTGTGTTGTCAAATACGCGGGCCGCCGTCGGGCCGACCCATttatcgtgtcgggccgggccaaaGCACGCGGGCTGTCGTTTCTGCCCATACCCGGCacgctaaacgggccgtgccgggccgtgtTTGGACCGGGCTAAATTCGTGTCGTGCCACGGGCCAAACGGGCGGCTCAcactgtttggacatctatacgcGAAGCTAGCAGTGAATAAAGAAAACCAAATCTGGTGAACATGTAGACGTGATGCGAATCTGGTTAACCAAATCAGCAGTAGAGGGTAGGGCAGGACAGTCGGACAAATCTGCTTACCGTCGAGCTCCTCCGCGACAGATTTGGGCCGCCGTCGAGAAGCTAACGGGTTGCTGCTGCGCCGCCTACAGATGCTGCGCCGCCTCCAGATTGCTGCGGCAGGTGAGAAGCTAGCAGTACACGAAGAACGCACGGGTTGCAGAGGATCCACCTCCCTGCTCCATGGGCTGCACCCTTTTGTTCGATCCAAACGTACGTTTGGGCCATGTTTGGTCACAGATCCATGCTCATTCTTTTAttagaatggcccaatccaactcTGCCCTAATTAGTGGAAAACCCAAAAATAATCAAAATTGTTTAGCCCATGGGTTTGAAGGCCCTTTAATTTGTGCCCACGAGTTTGTATGGCCCATTCCCAGGCCTATTCGCATCACGCTGATGACCTTTCTCTAAAAAAATTACTCTACAGGTTAACAGATCGTCGTCTGGTCCACATGCTTAATTAGAAAAGAGTGCAAAAAGCTCACCGCATGAATGTGAGACGAACAAACGTTTAGGTAGATGAACAGTCGTCGGAGTCCGGCTCGTCGGCTCCGACCACCGGCCGGTTCCCATCCTTCCTTCTGTTCTAGCGTCCAGATATCTATACCTACTATAGTTTGTTTGTGTGGTTTAAACTTGAGACACGTACGCGCCATTGCTTTGAACTCTGAGAGCAAGAGCAGGGGGGTGGCGCGTTTGTGCCGTACGCGATCGCGTGTGGTGTTAATTTGTATAGCCTTTAGAGACGAAAAGACACCTTGTCATCTCGAGTGAAGGACGACGATTTGACGTTGCAGTATATACCATATCTTAAACAATTGTTTCCCATCGCCGCCAGACTGTGGCTATGAAGGCCACCGCGCCTGCCCCTGCCATGGCTGATTTTTTTAAAGAAGAGACACTAACACTATTAGCCGTTACAGCACCAACTAGACAAACGCGCTGCTCGATCGATCACAGATCTCTGACGATGGCGATCCCCATGGAGCGGGCCGTGGCGACGACGGACTTGCACATGGCCTCAAGCGACGCGTACTTGCAGGAGGGGTCGTCACCCAGCTTCAGCCTCGCGATCTCGTACACGTGGCGGACGGTGAGGGACGCGGCGGTGACGTGGCCGGGGAACCGGCTGGCGGTCTGGATCCCGGCGGCCTTCTTGAGGAGCCACGACACCGAGGGCGGCTTCACCACGAGCTGGAAGGTGCTGTCCCTGTAGACGGTCACGGTGACCCGTATCGGGGTGTCGGGCTTGTACCTCTGCGTCCTGGCGTTGATCTCCTTGCAGAGCGCCATCAGGTTCACCCGGTAGGGGCCCAGCGCTGGGCTCACTGGAGGCCGGTCCCGTGCGGGCTGCGCCGGCTGGTAGGACGAGGCGGATCGTTGCCAGCACAGACTTCCTTACGAATGCATCTTTCAGAGCTGCCGCCATCGTTCCTCTGCAGAAATAGGATAGAATAGAATAGAATGTCTGCAGTCTGCACACGCGCAGAACGTTAACATATCAGATCAGTCGATGAATCGAAAACCGATATAATTAATCAATAATGCCAGTAAATGGGAATGGAAGCCAATTATATTGATTCACAGTGGGTACTGCCATCGATTAGAAACTCGGAGCATCCAGACCTGTTCCTCCTCGGCGGGACGTACGGTGGCTCGATCGGTGCCAAGGAGCCGCCGCCGTCAGGGGTGCGAGCGCGATATATAATAATGCCCCTAGGCTTGGGTCCGTTTGTTTGGGCTTTGTTAACGCTGCTAGGGGCTGTCAAATGTCCTATTTTTAAGTCCATTTCTATAAGAATCGATTTGTTAGTGAGCGAAAATTGGCATGCCTATCTTTTTATGTTACGGTCCGTCATATGTGTTTCACCTTTCCTTTTGTAGTGAGTATCATTACCTGTTGCCTTAAAACCTTGTTGTGGCGCGTAACAAGAGTTACCTGTCGGAGGCCAGTGACAATGCTCTTCATTTCTCAACATCCATTTTCTTCAGTATAGATATGAAATAGGAAATCCGATTTGCTGATTACTAAGATGATCAGAACAAAAGCAGTCAGTCAGTTTGGTGGATGCGCATTGCAAATGACAGTCAAGTTGCATGAAAGAAACCGGCAAGCAAAATGGACGAAAACTGGACACCTTCAGTGTCGACATGATATTAATTACCCAACAAGTCTGAAATGCCTGTACTGTCCAACTCAATGCAGCATGGGGGCACAACCAACAGATTCACACTGAACACCTGAGTTTATTCATTGCAGCGAGGTTATTTGTTCAGTTTTGTGTTTATAGAGAACGATAAACATCAGGATTTCAACAATAAAGCCACACGCTTGTAGATGCTACAGGTTACAGATTTGACTAAGGGGAATGCTGAGCTAGGAAGCTAGCTAACAAGCGGATGTTGCATATCATGGCAGACCCCCATGGCGAAGCAAATTACAGAATCCTAAACAACAGAAACACCCCTACAAAGCTGGCGTGTGTGCAGCAGAACTTAACAAATGCTGACAAACAGGTGAAAGCAATCGAATCAAAAAGAAGCAAGCAAGCATCTAAGAGATAGAGACTGGCGACCACAATCTTAGTTGTCCACGACAAGCTTCCGCCTCTTGTAGTTAACCATCACCTCGCCCTTGATGCCAACCACCATGGCGTTCCAGTCGTTCTCTGGGAACGGCGATACCAGCTCGAACTCAAAGTTCCTCAGTAGGTGCGTCCAGATCGCCTTGATCTGAAGGTAGGCGAAGGGCTCACCGAGGCACCCATGCCTGCCACCACCGAAGGAGATGTACGAGAAGGCACCTGCAGCCTTGTCCTCCTCCCTTCCGGGACCGAACCGGTCAGGGTCATATGAGTCAGGGTTCTTGTAGATGTGGGGCAGCCTGTTGGCGAAGGATGGTGATGTCGCGACGATGTGGCCCTTGGGGATGTCATACACTTTGCCTTCCTTTGTTGTCACGGTGAAGTCGCTGTGCGATTGACGAAGCAACATGATTAGCGGCGGGTGGAGACGGAGGGCCTCCTTGATGCACCGGTAGAGGACGTCCATCTCCGCGAGGATGTCATGATCAATCTTGTCGCCGTGCCGTTTCATGACATCCTTCTGCTCCTCTACAGCCTCTGCGAAGTACTGCTTGAACCGAAGCATGTATGCTCCAGTCCAGGTTGAGGTGATAGAGCTGGTGTGCTGCCCAGCAAAGAGTGCTGCGATAAGTAGCCCGGTTACCTCGCCCTCACTGGTGGAACGCCCATTCTTGTACTTGGAATCAATGAAGCACTGCAGCATGTCTTCTTCAGACTGTCCAGAGGCCTTGCGGGACTTGATGATGGTGGCAAAGATTTCTGCCAGACGTGCACGTGCCCTGTCGCGGCGCTTATGTGCAGGGATTGGGAGGTATGGGAAGAGGACACTGATTGGCTGCATCCCGTTGTCAAGGTCGTGGAAGAGAGCAGAAACATCGTCGAACAGCTTTTCTCGCACCTCCCTTCCCAGCAAGCACCGGCTAGCTGTCAGTATGATGAGGTGCTCCAACTCATACTTCAAATCAACAGTGCCACTTTCTCCCCATTTTGAGAAGTACTCCTGCAGGAAAGGTTGGGTTTGCATGATATTAATTACCCAACATGGATACAAAAATATGATTAAAAAATAGCAAATTCAGAAAACTAGAAGATCAGGATGACATATgtgattttttattttattttatcttgGCTTGATAAGTAAATCCTAACATGTTATTACTAATATGGAGAAGGGTGTTGAAGCTTATTAGGCCAGATGTACAGAAAATCTGGCACAAAGAACTCTCTGCATATACATGAAAATTTTAGCTTCTTCATTAGCTAAAAAGaacaaaaaaatatgaaaactaaTATTATAAGAAGATTTGTTTGGTTCAACACTGCAGTAGCAACCTAAATATCATGAATAAAGGCGATGAGATTAACAAGCTCCAATGGAGCCAGTGTGATAAAATTCAATTTGCAAGGTAGATGAGGTACTCAAAGCAATTTTTCTTGCACTATGTGTACATCCAGGATGCCTTTAGGAGTTTGGCAGTTTATCCTGCCAATTCTGGTGCTTGTAGCCACATAAATTCTTTTTTTTCAGTAACAAGTTTGTGTAATGTTTCAATGCAAGCATGAAGCTCAAGGCCTAAAATTAATACTTAAGTCAAGAATCTTAGGACAGggcaataaataataataatgctGGCTGTAATATGAAGCCATGCTTTTATAATTGACCGTCACATTCAACTAGATGGAGTACAGCACAACATATCTTGTCAGCTCTCAAGGAAACATAACTGCACTTCTTTTTACAAACTTAGGAGCTGATAACAAGATAATATTCTTTAATAGAAAAAGGAAATATATTATTCCCACCTCACCTTTACAAGAAACAGAAACTGTGTCCATGTGTCATATCCATTTGTGAGTTAGCAAATAAATATAGCTTGCAGAGATCAGCTAGTAAAGGAATGTTGCCCATTATATCTAATCTTTTTTACAACAATTATCTCTAAATTGATTGAGTGTCGCTTGAGAAAAAAAGGTAGAAAGAATGTGAACACAGAAACAGTTCATCAGAACATAGAAAAGAAACTTTAATACACAAAACTAGGAAATATACAAAGAACCACATAAAGAAAATGTCCCAATACAAAAGAAGAGCATGCAAGGAATCCCAAAAGCCTGCTACTTAGGGTCTGGAAGCATCAGCTCAAAAAGGATGAAGATGATGTGAGATAGACACGCACTGGTTCCAAAAGTTGCACATTAGTCATAATTGAGCCTCCTTtccgaaaagaaaaaaaaggcaaCCTATAACTTCCCGAAGGAACTAGATAATCCAGTGAAGAAAAATATGCTGGCCTCAAATGAACTCAGACAAAAAAAACACACACCATGTCTACGCTCTTAGGAAATGGAAGTGAAGAGCTATATCATAGATGTTAAGTCCTATTTGCTAAAGTAGTGCATTTTTTGCCACCACAAAGCTCCACCGAGATAGTAAACAAAATGCTCGAGAAGCACTAAACCAACAACCTTTAAGCAGAAATGCTCAGAAAATAAACATGAATGAGAACACCAAGTATGGGGTTTATGGTACTCCTGTGGAACTATCATATTGCAAACCCTGTCCCCCCAAGTACTGAATTACTCCTAATGTGCCCACAGTTACAGATCCACAAACCCAAACATATCAAGAACAAGCACTTCACCCTCATCGCAAGTACTGAATCGCCACATGAACCACATATTAAGGGGTTAGACTAAAAACAGATCTTAAGACAGAGCAGTAAGTCGGTAAGTGATTCCGCACCTCAGCCTCAGCAACCATCTGGTCGACATAGCTGCGCAGCTTGTTCGCCCGGAGCGCCTCGGTAAAGAACCTGAACTGCTCCTGCCTGACGGAGTAGTCGACGTCGAAGACGACCCCGGGGCCGAAGGTGGGCACGTTGAACCTGTACACCTCCTGCTGGCTCATCTCGGCCTCGTTGCCCTTGAAGAAGTGCGCGGACACCTCGGGACCGACGAGGAACGTGATCCTTCGGGTGATGATGGGGACGGTGAAGACGCTGCCGAGGCGGGCGTACTGCTCCCGGATCATGGGGATGGGCCCGCGCATGAACTTGACGAGGCCGCCGACCACCGGCGCCCCCGGGATGGTGGGCGGCAGGCGCTTGCCGCCCCCGGAGCGGGAGCCCAGGAGGAGCCTGAGGAAGGCCGCGGTTGCCAGCAGCAGCGCCGCGCCGGCGATGagccgctgctgctgctgggggtcGGCGAGATCCATCATCTGGTTCACGAGAAACGGCATTTCCATGGGTTAGGAACTAGGATCGGATCGCGGCGAGCGCAATGCAGTCAAAAGGTGCCAGAGTGGATCAGATCAAAGGTGGTAGGGTGGGCATGGAGGCCGCGAACTTCGTTTGTATCGAAGTAAAAGTGTCTTTTGAAAAATAAATTCTGAATGGCAGGCACTGGATACAGTTAGGGGAGTGAGCAGGattaaaaaaaagagagagatccTCGGTGGCCGGCGCCGCAAAAATCATCATCGGTGCTAACTGGTAAGCAGGAACCATGGATCGCGAGGCCGGGGGAAAGATCTTACCTTTCGCTTTCCGTATTCCAATTCGTCGGGACGGGGGGCGGCGATGCCGGGGGAGTGTGGAGTCCGGGTGTTTATATATAGGTGTGCCACGCGGCACTGCCGAATGGAGGAGGGAGTAGGATAGATCCCGTGGTTTGGGGAGGAGTGGCTGGATTAGCAATGGCGGATGGGAGGTTTACAGGGGGCGGCGGAAACAGGGGCGGcgaagagagagaggagggaagtCTTTAGACTGGCTTCAACGGTGGACGCTCTCCTCCAACTTTTTTGCAAATTGGCCCTTTTCGGGTTTTTTTCCCACAAATACGCCCCTgacagtttcatttcaaaaaatggacccttatctcggcgccgtcatcattggcgccgagcTTCCATGTGCCGGCGCCAATACTATTGGCGCTTATACGTCAGACGTGGCGGTTGGCTGGCAGTGACGTGtcagggggtcggcgccaagatctacggCGCCGACCCCCGTGTCGGCGGCTCAACACGTGT harbors:
- the LOC100191975 gene encoding putative cytochrome P450 superfamily protein isoform X1, translating into MEMPFLVNQMMDLADPQQQQRLIAGAALLLATAAFLRLLLGSRSGGGKRLPPTIPGAPVVGGLVKFMRGPIPMIREQYARLGSVFTVPIITRRITFLVGPEVSAHFFKGNEAEMSQQEVYRFNVPTFGPGVVFDVDYSVRQEQFRFFTEALRANKLRSYVDQMVAEAEEYFSKWGESGTVDLKYELEHLIILTASRCLLGREVREKLFDDVSALFHDLDNGMQPISVLFPYLPIPAHKRRDRARARLAEIFATIIKSRKASGQSEEDMLQCFIDSKYKNGRSTSEGEVTGLLIAALFAGQHTSSITSTWTGAYMLRFKQYFAEAVEEQKDVMKRHGDKIDHDILAEMDVLYRCIKEALRLHPPLIMLLRQSHSDFTVTTKEGKVYDIPKGHIVATSPSFANRLPHIYKNPDSYDPDRFGPGREEDKAAGAFSYISFGGGRHGCLGEPFAYLQIKAIWTHLLRNFEFELVSPFPENDWNAMVVGIKGEVMVNYKRRKLVVDN
- the LOC100191975 gene encoding putative cytochrome P450 superfamily protein, producing MMDLADPQQQQRLIAGAALLLATAAFLRLLLGSRSGGGKRLPPTIPGAPVVGGLVKFMRGPIPMIREQYARLGSVFTVPIITRRITFLVGPEVSAHFFKGNEAEMSQQEVYRFNVPTFGPGVVFDVDYSVRQEQFRFFTEALRANKLRSYVDQMVAEAEEYFSKWGESGTVDLKYELEHLIILTASRCLLGREVREKLFDDVSALFHDLDNGMQPISVLFPYLPIPAHKRRDRARARLAEIFATIIKSRKASGQSEEDMLQCFIDSKYKNGRSTSEGEVTGLLIAALFAGQHTSSITSTWTGAYMLRFKQYFAEAVEEQKDVMKRHGDKIDHDILAEMDVLYRCIKEALRLHPPLIMLLRQSHSDFTVTTKEGKVYDIPKGHIVATSPSFANRLPHIYKNPDSYDPDRFGPGREEDKAAGAFSYISFGGGRHGCLGEPFAYLQIKAIWTHLLRNFEFELVSPFPENDWNAMVVGIKGEVMVNYKRRKLVVDN